The proteins below come from a single Parcubacteria group bacterium genomic window:
- the xerA gene encoding site-specific tyrosine recombinase/integron integrase has protein sequence MDIHELEVQFLEHLEIERGRSQKTIENYDHYLRRFLDWAEISRPEQVTAEMVRNFRIYLNRYEDAKGKKLKKITQGYYVIAIRNFLKFLSKRDIKSLQAEKIETGKAPTREVDFLEMEEVERILAQANGQDLKNLRDRAILELLFSAGLRVSELTDINREKIDLKGRELSVRGKGDKVRVVFISDSAAQAISKYLDKRTDVDPALFVRDFQGLMKFEAKNSKKTGDNLRLTPRSVQRIVKYYATKAGIVKDVHPHTLRHSFATDLLINGADIRSVQAMLGHSSITTTQVYTHVTNKQLKEVHQAFHSRRKR, from the coding sequence ATGGATATCCACGAACTTGAAGTCCAATTTTTGGAACATTTGGAAATTGAGAGGGGTCGCTCGCAAAAAACGATCGAAAACTATGACCACTATCTCAGGCGCTTTTTGGATTGGGCTGAGATCTCTCGACCCGAGCAAGTCACAGCCGAAATGGTGCGAAATTTTCGGATTTATCTTAATCGCTACGAAGATGCGAAGGGGAAAAAGCTGAAAAAAATTACGCAAGGCTATTATGTGATTGCCATCCGCAATTTTCTCAAGTTTCTCTCCAAAAGAGATATCAAGTCGCTTCAGGCGGAAAAAATTGAAACGGGAAAAGCCCCGACGCGGGAAGTAGATTTTTTGGAAATGGAGGAAGTGGAGCGAATTTTAGCGCAGGCGAATGGGCAAGATCTCAAGAATCTGCGTGATCGGGCGATTTTGGAACTGCTTTTTTCGGCCGGTCTTCGGGTGTCCGAGTTGACGGATATAAATAGAGAAAAAATTGACCTGAAAGGGCGAGAGTTGAGCGTGCGAGGCAAAGGCGACAAAGTACGGGTAGTTTTTATTTCCGACTCCGCCGCTCAAGCGATAAGTAAATACCTAGACAAGCGCACGGATGTTGATCCAGCACTGTTTGTCCGGGATTTTCAGGGACTTATGAAATTTGAAGCTAAAAATAGCAAAAAAACTGGGGATAACTTGCGACTAACTCCCCGATCAGTCCAAAGAATCGTCAAATACTACGCAACTAAGGCCGGAATCGTGAAAGATGTCCATCCGCACACTCTCCGCCATTCCTTCGCCACAGATCTCCTCATCAACGGCGCCGATATCCGCTCAGTCCAAGCCATGTTAGGACATTCTTCTATCACAACAACCCAGGTTTATACCCATGTTACTAACAAGCAACTTAAAGAAGTACACCAGGCGTTTCATTCCAGGAGAAAAAGATAG
- a CDS encoding helix-turn-helix domain-containing protein, whose protein sequence is MELKAILEQIGLSSHEAGVYLASLELGSGTTIQIAKKALIKRTTCYDILLDLKNKGLIFESTKGKRRFFIAEDPEKLKKDFERKEAIFLEALPQFRSLYNISGVKPKIRFYEGVEGIKEVYLDTLRYSGGFSAFGSEDIVKIVGQEWMGTFIKKRIKKGIRVRAILPKTDYTHGMLHENDQKELRSTKLIDKSKYPFSIEIDIYGHSKISLISAKETLAVIIESSEIYNTLKLIFEALWDHLPEIKLKQGFMSDIPRHNHEQRLD, encoded by the coding sequence ATGGAACTAAAAGCTATTTTGGAACAAATCGGACTGTCTAGCCATGAAGCTGGTGTCTATCTCGCATCATTAGAGTTAGGCTCCGGAACGACCATTCAAATCGCCAAAAAAGCCCTCATTAAAAGGACCACTTGCTATGATATCCTGCTGGATCTCAAAAACAAGGGGCTGATTTTTGAGTCAACAAAAGGAAAAAGAAGATTTTTCATCGCTGAAGATCCAGAAAAGCTCAAAAAGGATTTCGAACGGAAAGAAGCGATCTTTCTAGAAGCCTTACCGCAATTTCGCTCTCTCTACAACATTTCCGGCGTCAAACCAAAAATCCGATTCTATGAGGGAGTCGAAGGTATAAAAGAAGTCTACTTGGATACTTTGAGATATTCTGGCGGATTCTCGGCTTTTGGATCGGAAGATATCGTAAAGATTGTCGGGCAAGAATGGATGGGCACGTTTATTAAAAAGAGAATAAAAAAGGGCATTCGAGTGCGAGCAATCCTACCAAAAACAGACTACACCCATGGAATGCTCCATGAAAACGACCAAAAAGAATTGCGCTCCACAAAATTAATCGATAAAAGTAAATATCCTTTTTCCATAGAAATAGATATTTACGGCCACTCAAAAATATCCCTCATCTCCGCTAAGGAAACCCTAGCGGTCATCATTGAGAGTTCGGAAATATACAACACCTTGAAACTTATTTTTGAAGCGCTGTGGGATCATTTGCCAGAAATAAAGTTAAAACAGGGTTTTATGAGCGATATACCTAGACATAATCACGAACAAAGGCTAGACTAG